In a single window of the Raphanus sativus cultivar WK10039 chromosome 9, ASM80110v3, whole genome shotgun sequence genome:
- the LOC108827633 gene encoding putative phospholipid-transporting ATPase 9 has translation MAGSGLKKRRRRRLHLSKLYTLTCTQAFFKQDHSQIGGPGYSRLVFINEPDSPEADTSSYSDNYVRTTKYTLATFLPKSLFEQFRRVANFYFLVTGVLSFTPLAPYTAASAIFPLLFVIGATMVKEGVEDWRRNKQDIEVNNRKVKVHRGDGNFNSKEWKTLSVGDIVKVEKNQFFPADLVLLSSSYEDAICYVETMNLDGETNLKVKQGLEVTSSSREDFNFKGFEAFVKCEDPNANLYSFVGTMELKGSKYPLSPQQLLLRDSKLRNTEFIFGAVIFTGHDTKVIQNSTDPPSKRSMIERKMDKIIYLMFFMVVLMSFIGSVIFGVTTRDDLKEGGVVKRWYLRPDSSSIFFDSRRAPVAAFYHFLTAAMLYSYFIPISLYVSIEIVKVLQSIFINQDIHMYYEEANKPARARTSNLNEELGQVDTVLSDKTGTLTCNSMEFIKCSVAGTAYGRGVTEVEMAMGRRKGSPLVLQSNEECYSKEGFAFVEEPPTVKGFNFRDERVMNGNWVTEPHADVIQKFFRLLAVCHTVIPEVDEETEKISYEAESPDEAAFVIAARELGFEFYNRTQTTISVRELDLVSGKRVERLYKVMNVLEFNSTRKRMSVIVQDGDGKLLLLCKGADNVMFERLSKNGREFEVETRDHVNEYADAGLRTLILAYRELGEKEYKDFNERISEAKSSVSADRESLIEEVTERVEKDLILLGATAVEDKLQNGVPDCIDKLAQAGIKIWVLTGDKMETAINIGFASSLLRQDMKQIIINLETPEIHSLEKTGEKDAIAKASKENVLLQIINGKGQLKYGGGNSDAFALIIDGKSLAYALDDDIKHIFLELAVGCASVICCRSSPKQKALVTRLVKSGTGKTTLAIGDGANDVGMLQEADIGVGISGVEGMQAVMSSDIAIAQFRYLERLLLVHGHWCYRRISTMICYFFYKNITFGFTLFLYEAYTTFSSTPAYNDWFLSLYNVCFSSLPVIALGVFDQDVSARYCLKFPLLYQEGVQNVLFSWRRILGWMFNGFYSALIIFFLCKSSLHSQAFNHQGKTPGKEILGGTMYTCIVWVVNLQMALAISYFTLIQHIVIWGSILVWYLFMTVYGEFPASVSTSAYRVFVEALAPSLSYWVITLFVVVSTLLPYFIYSAVQMRFFPMYHGMIQWLRYEGQCNDPEYCDMVRQRSIRPTTVGFTARLEAKKRSVRRSEPES, from the exons ATGGCAGGAAGTGGACTAAAGAAACGAAGAAGGAGAAGACTACACTTAAGCAAACTCTACACACTCACATGCACTCAAGCATTTTTCAAGCAAGACCACTCTCAGATCGGAGGACCCGGTTACTCTCGTCTCGTCTTCATCAACGAACCTGATTCACCCGAAGCTGACACGAGCAGCTACAGTGACAACTACGTGAGAACCACCAAGTACACTCTCGCCACTTTCTTACCCAAATCACTCTTCGAGCAGTTCAGAAGAGTAGCAAACTTCTACTTCTTGGTCACCGGCGTCTTGTCTTTCACTCCCCTTGCTCCTTACACTGCTGCTAGCGCCATTTTCCCTCTCCTTTTCGTTATTGGTGCTACTATGGTTAAAGAAGGTGTTGAAGATTGGCGCCGCAACAAGCAG GATATTGAGGTGAATAATAGGAAAGTTAAAGTGCATAGAGGAGATGGGAACTTTAATTCCAAGGAGTGGAAGACTTTAAGCGTTGGAGATATAGTGAAGGTAGAGAAGAACCAGTTCTTCCCTGCAGATCTTGTTCTGCTCTCATCTAGCTACGAGGACGCTATTTGCTACGTTGAGACGATGAACCTAGACGGTGAGACCAATCTCAAAGTCAAGCAAGGACTAGAAGTGACTTCTTCCTCGAGGGAAGACTTTAACTTCAAGGGCTTCGAGGCTTTTGTCAAATGCGAGGACCCAAACGCCAACTTGTACTCCTTTGTTGGCACCATGGAGCTCAAAGGCTCCAAGTACCCTCTCTCACCTCAGCAGCTTCTTCTCAGAGACTCAAAGCTCAGGAACACCGAGTTCATCTTCGGAGCGGTTATCTTCACCGGTCACGACACAAAGGTAATACAGAACTCAACTGATCCTCCTTCCAAGAGAAGCATGATCGAGAGAAAGATGGATAAGATCATCTACCTCATGTTCTTCATGGTGGTGTTGATGTCATTCATTGGCTCTGTCATCTTTGGAGTCACGACAAGAGATGATCTCAAGGAGGGAGGTGTGGTGAAGAGATGGTACTTGAGACCAGACAGCTCTAGCATCTTCTTTGACTCCAGAAGAGCTCCCGTGGCTGCCTTCTATCACTTCCTGACCGCGGCTATGTTATACAGCTACTTCATTCCGATATCTCTATACGTCTCGATAGAGATTGTCAAAGTACTTCAGAGCATATTCATCAACCAGGACATCCACATGTACTACGAGGAAGCCAACAAGCCAGCTCGTGCAAGAACCTCGAATCTCAACGAGGAGCTCGGTCAGGTTGACACGGTTCTCTCCGACAAGACGGGGACGCTGACTTGCAACTCCATGGAGTTCATCAAGTGCTCTGTCGCCGGGACGGCTTACGGCCGCGGCGTCACTGAAGTTGAGATGGCTATGGGAAGGAGGAAAGGCTCTCCGTTGGTGTTACAGAGCAATGAGGAGTGTTATAGCAAAGAGGGGTTTGCTTTTGTTGAAGAACCACCAACGGTGAAGGGATTCAACTTCAGAGATGAAAGGGTAATGAATGGGAACTGGGTCACTGAGCCTCACGCTGACGTCATTCAGAAGTTTTTTAGGTTGCTTGCCGTGTGCCATACGGTGATACCTGAAGTGGATGAAGAGACTGAGAAGATCTCTTATGAAGCTGAGTCACCTGATGAAGCGGCTTTTGTTATTGCAGCAAGGGAGCTTGGGTTTGAGTTCTATAACAGAACTCAAACTACTATATCTGTGAGAGAGCTTGATCTTGTGTCTGGCAAACGAGTTGAGAGGTTGTACAAAGTCATGAACGTTCTTGAGTTCAACAGCACAAGGAAAAGGATGTCAGTGATAGTGCAGGATGGAGATGGGAAACTTTTACTACTTTGTAAAGGAGCAGACAA TGTTATGTTTGAGAGACTTTCCAAGAATGGTAGAGAGTTTGAGGTGGAAACAAGGGACCATGTGAACGAGTACGCAGATGCAGGGCTGAGAACTTTGATACTTGCATACCGTGAACTCGGCGAGAAAGAATACAAAGATTTCAATGAGAGGATCAGTGAAGCCAAGAGCTCGGTTAGTGCTGATAGAGAATCATTGATAGAGGAAGTCACAGAGAGAGTTGAGAAAGACTTGATCCTTCTTGGAGCTACTGCTGTTGAGGataaactccaaaatgga gTACCTGATTGCATTGACAAGCTTGCACAAGCAGGAATCAAGATTTGGGTTTTAACTGGTGATAAAATGGAGACTGCTATCAATATTGG GTTCGCCAGTAGTTTGCTCAGACAAGACATGAAACAGATCATAATCAACTTAGAGACCCCTGAAATCCACTCACTAGAGAAAACTGGAGAGAAAGATGCCATTGCAaag GCATCAAAAGAGAATGTCTTATTGCAGATAATCAACGGAAAGGGTCAGCTAAAGTATGGTGGTGGGAACTCTGATGCTTTTGctttgatcattgatgggaAGTCACTTGCTTACGCCTTGGATGATGACATAAAACACATCTTCTTAGAGCTAGCCGTTGGCTGTGCTTCTGTCATTTGCTGCCGTTCATCACCAAAACAGAAAGCTCTAGTGACAAGGCTAGTAAAATCCGGAACCGGTAAAACAACATTAGCTATTGGTGATGGTGCAAATGATGTTGGGATGCTTCAAGAAGCAGATATAGGTGTTGGCATCAGCGGCGTGGAAGGCATGCAGGCTGTAATGTCAAGCGACATTGCTATTGCTCAGTTTAGATATCTGGAACGTTTGTTACTAGTCCATGGACACTGGTGTTACAGGCGCATCTCAACAATG ATTTGCTACTTCTTCTACAAGAACATTACATTTGGTTTCACACTCTTCTTGTATGAAGCCTACACAACATTCTCATCAACACCTGCTTACAACGACTGGTTCCTATCTCTTTACAATGTTTGCTTCTCCTCCCTTCCGGTCATTGCTCTAGGCGTCTTCGACCAAGATGTATCTGCTCGGTACTGTCTCAAG TTTCCACTGTTGTACCAAGAAGGTGTGCAGAACGTTCTCTTCAGCTGGAGGAGGATACTTGGCTGGATGTTCAACGGATTCTACAGCGCAttaatcatcttcttcctctgcaaAAGCTCACTCCACTCTCAAGCTTTCAACCACCAAGGGAAAACCCCTGGGAAGGAGATCTTAGGAGGGACAATGTACACATGCATCGTCTGGGTTGTGAACTTGCAGATGGCACTAGCCATCAGCTACTTCACACTCATCCAACACATCGTCATATGGGGCTCCATCCTCGTCTGGTACCTCTTCATGACCGTGTACGGAGAGTTTCCAGCGAGTGTATCAACCAGTGCGTATAGAGTCTTTGTCGAAGCTCTGGCGCCATCGCTCTCTTACTGGGTCATCACTCTCTTTGTGGTTGTCTCAACTCTGCTGCCGTACTTCATCTACTCTGCGGTTCAGATGAGGTTCTTCCCAATGTACCATGGGATGATACAGTGGCTAAGGTATGAGGGTCAGTGTAATGACCCTGAGTACTGTGATATGGTGAGGCAGAGAT
- the LOC108827636 gene encoding lysine-rich arabinogalactan protein 19 yields the protein MGSSSIIWSLLLAFALISPFSVNAQGPAASPATSTISTPPPTTTAPPPTTTAPPPTTTSPPPTTTAPPPTTTVPPPTTTAPPPTTVVPPVSATPPPAVTPTTPPPAPKAAPVISPVTPPPQPPQSPPVSAPTVSPPPAPASPPPAPASPPPAPVPASPPLALTPITLPPAPAPAKHKKKHKHKRHHHAPAPAPIPPSPPSPPVLTDSQDNAPAPSPFQNANGGNALNQLQGRVGMCLSTVLGTLLLLLAITA from the exons ATGGGTTCAAGTTCAATCATTTGGTCTCTTCTATTAGCTTTTGCTCTTATCTCTCCCTTTAGTGTCAATGCACAAGGACCTGCCGCTTCACCAGCAACCTCCACCATCAGTACTCCTCCTCCAACCACCACTGCTCCACCTCCAACCACCACTGCTCCTCCTCCAACAACCACTTCTCCACCTCCAACAACCACTGCTCCGCCTCCAACAACCACCGTTCCGCCTCCAACCACCACCGCTCCGCCTCCAACAACAGTTGTTCCCCCCGTTTCAGCTACTCCGCCACCAGCAGTTACTCCAACTACACCTCCACCAGCTCCAAAGGCTGCACCAGTAATCAGTCCAGTAACTCCGCCTCCACAACCACCACAAAGCCCGCCAGTTTCAGCTCCAACAGTCTCACCACCGCCTGCACCGGCCTCTCCCCCACCAGCACCAGCTTCTCCACCACCAGCACCAGTACCAGCTTCACCGCCTCTAGCGCTTACACCAATAACTCTACCACCAGCACCAGCTCCTGCCAAGCACAAGAAAAAGCACAAACACAAGAGGCATCACCACGCCCCAGCTCCAGCACCAATTCCCCCAAGCCCTCCATCTCCTCCAGTTCTTACAGATTCCCAGGACAATGCTCCAGCACCATCACCATTTCAGAACGCG AACGGAGGAAATGCCTTGAACCAGCTACAAGGAAGAGTAGGAATGTGTCTCAGCACCGTACTGGgaactctcctcctcctcctggcTATTACAGCCTAA
- the LOC108827638 gene encoding uncharacterized protein LOC108827638, with the protein MANTVAGLSPVYFPISLNRKPINFHKPHRLSYQQKNPKLTALQQRSRTVLAIDEGPRKQRNRLFSVLGSLTDPQEEEEEEEEEEEEEEEEESKDSSEVASVDIKLPRRSLQVEFSCNSCGERTKRLINRLAYERGLVFVQCGGCLKHHKLVDNLGLIVEYDFRKETSKDSTTDQI; encoded by the exons ATGGCGAATACGGTGGCCGGTCTGTCCCCGGTTTATTTTCCGATAAGTCTTAACCGGAAGCCAATTAATTTCCACAAGCCCCATCGTCTCTCCTACCAGCAAAAAAACCCTAAATTGACGGCTCTTCAACAAAG GTCAAGAACTGTTCTTGCAATAGATGAAGGACCACGCAAGCAAAGGAATCGGCTGTTCTCTGTTTTAGGGTCTCTCACTGAtccacaagaagaagaagaagaagaagaagaagaagaagaagaagaagaagaagaagaatcaaaggaCTCCTCAGAGGTTGCTTCTGTAGATATTAAGCTGCCGAGAAGGAGTTTGCAAGTGGAGTTCAGTTGCAACTCATGCGGAGAGAGAACTAAACGGCTTATCAACCGTTTGGCTTATGAACGTGGCCTTGTCTTTGTCCAG TGTGGTGGATGTCTTAAGCATCATAAACTGGTAGACAATCTTGGTCTCATTGTTGAGTATGACTTCCGCAAAGAAACCTCCAAGGATTCAACTACTGATCaaatttga
- the LOC108823382 gene encoding phosphate transporter PHO1 homolog 1, whose protein sequence is MVKFTKQFEGQLVPEWKDAFVDYSQLKKDLKKIHLLTSEVEKTQTETSFIKTIKSSLGMLSIFGNKERESSRAIKVHTKLASSGSNSDVYETELLEKIADDTDAAKEFFICLDMQLNKVNQFYKTKEKEFSERGECMKKQMEILIELKDAFKQKQANGESTQESKEDDSISCTISCEEDSVRSRTEQMQLQESCLEDLENNGEEVLESPRSEEPIKINNEDSKLRTVSGRVFSCQGKNLKIKIPLTNPSRTFSAISYLIKEDLINPSSSKKCGPDGVNKLRISKKKLSHAEKMIKGALTELYKGLNYLKTYRSLNMLAFMNILKKFDKVTGKQILPIYLKVVESSYFNSSDKVIKLSDEVEEWFIKHFAGENRRKAMKYLKPHHRKESHSVTFFIGLFTGCFVALLAGYIIVAHLTGMYRKHSENTFYMETAYPVLSMFGLLFLHLFLYGCNIFMWRKARINYSFIFELGSRNELKFRDVFLICTASMSVIVGVMFVHLLLLARGYSLRQVQVIPGLLLLVFFLILICPLNIFYKSSRYRLITVIRNIVFSPLYKVVMLDFFMADQLCSQVPMLRNLEYIACYYITGSYATQDYGYCMRVKYYRDLAYAVSFLPYYWRAMQCARRWFDEGETSHLVNLGKYVSAMLAAGTKVAYEKERSIGWLCLVVAMSSIATIYQLYWDFVKDWGLLQHNSSNPWLRNQLMLRQKSIYYFSMVLNLVLRLAWLQTVLHSSFEHVDYRVTGLFLAALEVIRRGHWNFYRLENEHLNNAGKFRAVKTVPLPFREVDEED, encoded by the exons GTGCATACAAAGCTTGCCTCTTCTGGAAGTAACAGTGACGTGTATGAGACGGAACTTCTTGAAAAGATTGCTGATGATACCGATGCTGCGAAAGAGTTCTTCATATGTCTGGACATGCAGCTTAACAAAGTGAATCAGTTCTACAAGACAAAGGAGAAAGAGTTCTCGGAGAGAGGAGAGTGTATGAAGAAGCAAATGGAGATACTCATTGAGCTAAAAGATGCTTTCAAACAAAAACAAGCCAATGGAGAGTCTACTCAAGAATCAAAGGAAGACGATTCCATATCATGCACCATCTCATGCG AGGAAGACTCCGTTAGGAGTAGAACAGAGCAAATGCAGCTTCAAGAATCTTGCTTAGAGGATTTGGAGAACAATGGAGAAGAAGTATTGGAGTCCCCAAGATCAGAAGAACCAATCAAGATCAACAACGAGGACTCAAAGCTGAGGACGGTTTCTGGTAGGGTTTTCAGCTGTCAAGGGAAGAATCTCAAGATAAAGATTCCATTGACAAACCCTTCTCGTACATTCTCAGCTATAAGTTACTTGATCAAAGAAGATTTGATCAACCCGTCATCGTCCAAGAAATGTGGTCCAGATGGAGTAAACAAGCTGCGAATCAGCAAGAAGAAGCTAAGCCATGCTGAGAAGATGATCAAAGGAGCGTTGACAGAACTCTACAAAGGGTTAAATTATCTCAAAACTTACAGAAGCTTGAACATGCTAGCCTTCATGAATATTCTGAAGAAATTCGATAAG GTTACTGGAAAACAAATCCTTCCAATTTATCTCAAAGTGGTGGAGAGTTCTTACTTCAACAGTTCAGACAAG GTGATAAAGTTATCAGATGAAGTTGAAGAATGGTTCATCAAGCACTTCGCAGGAGAAAATCGCCGAAAGGCTATGAAATATCTGAAACCGCACCACCGTAAAGAGTCTCACTCTGTCACCTTCTTCATTG GTCTATTCACTGGTTGCTTTGTTGCTCTTCTTGCTGGCTACATCATTGTGGCTCATTTGACTGGAATGTATAGGAAACACTCGGAGAACACTTTCTACATGGAAACTGCATATCCTGTACTTAG CATGTTTGGACTCTTGTTTCTGCACTTATTCTTGTACGGTTGCAACATATTTATGTGGCGAAAAGCGAGGATAAACTATAGTTTCATCTTCGAACTTGGGTCCAGAAATGAGCTTAAGTTCAGAGATGTTTTCTTGATTTGTACCGCTTCAATGTCTGTGATAGTTGGTGTCATGTTTGTCCATCTCTTGCTTCTTGCAAGAGGTTACTCATTGAGGCAAGTTCAAGTGATCCCTGGCCTTCTATTACTG GTCTTCTTCTTAATACTGATTTGTCCCTTAAACATTTTCTACAAGTCGAGCCGTTACCGGCTTATAACAGTAATTAgaaacattgtgttctcacctCTTTACAAAGTCGTGATGCTCGATTTCTTCATGGCTGATCAACTTTGCAGCCAG GTACCAATGCTAAGGAACCTGGAATACATAGCCTGCTACTATATAACCGGTAGCTACGCAACACAGGACTACGGATATTGTATGAGAGTCAAGTACTACAGAGATCTTGCCTACGCAGTTTCATTCCTACCATACTACTGGAGAGCGATGCAG TGTGCAAGGAGGTGGTTTGACGAAGGAGAAACGAGCCACCTAGTGAACCTAGGGAAGTACGTGTCAGCAATGTTAGCAGCTGGAACCAAAGTGGCATACGAGAAAGAGAGGAGCATTGGTTGGCTCTGCCTTGTGGTGGCTATGTCAAGTATAGCCACAATTTACCAATTGTACTGGGACTTTGTGAAAGATTGGGGTTTACTTCAACATAACTCCAGCAACCCTTGGCTTAGGAACCAACTCATGCTTCGCCAAAAATCTATTTACTATTTCTCTATG GTTCTAAATCTTGTTCTGAGGTTGGCTTGGCTACAAACAGTTTTGCACTCAAGTTTTGAGCATGTGGATTACAGAGTCACGGGATTGTTCTTGGCTGCTCTTGAAGTTATCAGGAGAGGACATTGGAACTTTTACCG ATTGGAGAATGAGCATCTAAATAATGCAGGGAAGTTTCGAGCTGTGAAGACAGTACCGCTTCCTTTCAGAGAAGTTGATGAAGAAGACTGA